In one Bactrocera tryoni isolate S06 chromosome 5, CSIRO_BtryS06_freeze2, whole genome shotgun sequence genomic region, the following are encoded:
- the LOC120777797 gene encoding glutactin, translating to MAKFKRLFSKLLVLLALLALCVEGQQQQKMSDKRQKSDQVHKQKPISQIIKERPVNTQKLRYITKEIPNLGRLRGRTFKTVWSGKNIMQFLDIPYAKSPVGSLRFKPPVPAEPWEGTLNAHKAHVGCPSLQDLHKLKLWRKEKIDFENCLRLTINTKNFSGNAPVMVYIHGDFLYEGSSTEATPGYLLEEDIVLVSVRYRLGPFGFLSTMTDEIPGNAAVQDVILALKWIQQYIAGFGGDPTRVTLFGQVGGSALINVLTMTPAVPDGLFQRVIYQSGTALSPAFITDNPLPASKDIAKYAGCKNIRKVEAINKCLRKMNTTTLLNAFSAHGDANAHLGVGNYGGVQFVVGGPSGILPKHPSELLASGEFKAYPTLGGSVKNGGTFLLKDIYIDNFNETIIDDQLDGMGYIDHIIAQTNGDDPTGAWRKFARDVVFTNAEIKNGSFYKLVPGLIDLCSTIPFKNPVLLTLQANAKKLPNSTYLFTFDYEGELNRYSVSEDVDGSAPFGLGVSLTDDNLYLFPWPRQKSLNLNRDIKVAQRMVAFWTSFAANGVPTAPNTPAWPAMTAETGPYLKIGRIVTVGENYIDEYNIAVKETRQGYNLVNDDFFGSLVEVTESEKDADEDNDKEDIGRNLNFVFIANSGARFGLTNYE from the exons ATGGCGAAATTTAAACGATTGTTTTCTAAACTACTAGTGCTCTTGGCGCTTTTGGCTTTGTGTGTCGAGgggcaacagcagcaaaagaTGAGTGACAAGCGCCAAAAGTCGGATCAAGttcacaaacaaaaaccaataaGTCAAATAATTAAAGAACGACCGGTGAACACTCAAAAGCTCCGTTACATTACAAAGGAAATTCCCAACTTGGGACGCCTTCGGGGCCGTACATTTAAAACGGTATGGTCAGGTAAAAACATAATGCAATTTCTTGACATTCCCTATGCAAAGTCTCCAGTTGGTTCGTTGCGCTTTAAG CCTCCTGTGCCAGCAGAGCCGTGGGAGGGAACACTGAATGCTCACAAAGCTCATGTGGGTTGTCCATCTCTTCAAGATTTACACAAACTTAAGCTTTGGCGAAAGGAGAAAATTGACTTTGAAAACTGTCTGCGTCTAACTATCAATACGAAAAAT TTCAGTGGAAATGCACCCGTCATGGTTTACATTCATGGCGACTTTCTTTATGAAGGTAGCAGCACAGAGGCAACTCCTGGATATTTATTAGAAGAAGATATTGTGTTAGTCTCTGTACGTTATCGTTTGGGTCCATTTGGTTTCTTGTCAACGATGACCGATGAAATACCCGGAAATGCCGCAGTGCAAGACGTTATCTTGGCGCTAAAATGGATTCAACAATACATTGCAGGTTTTGGAGGTGATCCTACTCGGGTTACCCTTTTTGGTCAAGTTGGTGGATCAGCTTTGATTAATGTATTAACTATGACTCCAGCA GTTCCCGATGGTCTATTTCAACGCGTTATTTATCAATCCGGTACGGCGTTATCTCCCGCTTTCATTACTGATAATCCACTCCCTGCAAGTAAAGATATAGCGAAATACGCAGGCTGCAAGAATATTAGAAAAGTAGAAGCGATCAATAAGTGTTTGCGAAAAATGAATACCACCACTCTATTGAATGCATTCAGTGCACATGGCGACGCCAATGCACATTTGGGGGTTGGCAATTATGGAGGCGTTCAATTCGTTGTCGGTGGCCCATCGGGAATCCTACCAAAACATCCAAGCGAACTATTAGCATCCGGAGAGTTTAAAGCATAtcccacactcggtggtagcgTTAAAAATGGCGGCACATTTCTGCTCAAAG atatttatattgatAACTTCAATGAGACTATTATTGATGATCAACTTGATGGCATGGGCTATATTGACCACATAATAGCCCAGACTAATGGCGACGATCCTACTGGTGCTTGGAGAAAATTTGCACGAGATGTAGTTTTCACAAATGCAGAGATCAAGAATGGATCCTTTTACAAACTCGTCCCAGGGCTGATTGAT tTGTGCAGCACTATACCATTTAAAAACCCTGTGCTATTGACCTTACAAGCGAATGCAAAGAAACTTCCAAATAGCACTTATCTTTTCACATTCGATTATGAAGGCGAACTAAACCGTTATTCTGTTAGCGAAGATGTGGATGGTTCAGCGCCTTTTGGCCTTGGTGTCTCATTAACCGACGACAATTTGTATCTTTTCCCCTGGCCAAgacaaaaatctttaaatctAAATCGTGACATTAAAGTTGCTCAACGAATGGTGGCCTTTTGGACGTCGTTCGCAGCCAATGGCGTACCAACTGCACCAAACACACCCGCATGGCCAGCTATGACAGCAGAAACTGGTCCATACTTAAAAATTGGTCGCATTGTAACAGTGGGTGAAAACTACATTGATGAATATAATATTGCAGTAAAGGAGACTCGGCAGGGATATAACTTGGTTAACGACGACTTCTTTGGCAGTTTAGTAGAAGTAACTGAATCTGAAAAAGACGCTGATGAAGACAATGATAAGGAGGATATTGgtagaaacttaaattttgtattcataGCGAATAGTGGTGCACGATTTGGTTTAACTAACTACGAATAA
- the LOC120777609 gene encoding glutactin has product MFGKLYYFYINRSPRCLKLFLTIFVLIHSIRAQFDDDDTVIDLPKLGSIQGKVIETAWSQREVLQFVDLKYAEAPTGKYRFKPPRPVEPWDDVMDATAEKIGCPSVVSMESLKRLDDVLDIEDCLTLTITTPNTTGRYPVLVYIHGEYLYEGSNSEAPPDYLLEKDIVLVTPQYRLGPFGFLSTKTDEIPGNAGVLDIYLALQFVKHFIQYFGGDENHVTLAGQVGGAAIAHLLAISPIVQKGLFHQVIYHSGSALMPIFLEGNPRQLAQEIAEKAECKMKTVRDLNECLMDLSPLELLTAFMAHALEKSDLGVGYTGGIQFTIGGPSGVLPVHPYELMLNSNFSYSAMGGCPKNVGSRVLNEIVENDFEGVIPDDDYNTYDYIDHIVRQVVGTDKTMLLTSFVTHDFFNRKLMENGTFGTLIPRLIDVGGTLMHKLPVLLALNMNNKHVPENTFLYSFDYMGEFNRYRDLDEETNMQSPFKAGVSLTDEALYLFPYPQHVANLSPPDRTMAKRMVDLWTSFVINGNPFSDVRAGYWPPMTTLYGPYMKIDDTLTVNGNYFKEFSATLIDEENGHSLIREIYYLRNNRSKSRQQMKRNRRRKLNGKKTLVKGTYSSKIRA; this is encoded by the exons atgtttGGGAAACTGTATTATTTTTACATCAATCGTTCACCACGGTGTTTGAAGTTATTTCTAACTATATTCGTTTTAATACACTCCATCCGGGCCCAATTCGATGACGATGATACTGTCATAGATTTACCCAAATTGGGCTCCATTCAAGGCAAAGTTATAGAGACAGCGTGGTCGCAAAGAGAAGTATTACAGTTTGTGGATCTCAAATATGCGGAAGCTCCTACAGGAAAATATAGGTTTAAG CCTCCGCGCCCCGTAGAGCCATGGGATGATGTCATGGATGCAACGGCAGAGAAAATCGGTTGTCCATCGGTTGTCTCAATGGAATCTTTAAAGAGACTGGATGACGTATTGGACATCGAAGACTGTCTCACATTAACGATAACCACGCCTAACACCACGGGTCGCTATCCCGTTTTAGTGTATATACATGGAGAGTATTTGTATGAGGGCAGTAACTCTGAAGCACCACCGGATTATTTGTTAGAAAAGGATATTGTATTGGTGACACCACAATATCGACTGGGCCCATTTGGTTTCCTATCAACAAAGACAGATGAAATACCTGGAAATGCGGGAGTACTTGATATATATTTGGCATTACAATTCGTCAAAcactttatacaatattttggtGGTGATGAGAATCACGTGACGCTCGCGGGTCAAGTAGGCGGTGCAGCTATTGCGCATTTACTAGCTATTTCCCCAATA GTGCAAAAGGGCCTCTTTCACCAGGTAATCTATCACTCCGGGTCCGCGCTGATGCCAATATTTTTGGAAGGTAACCCGCGCCAGCTTGCACAGGAGATTGCTGAAAAGGCCGAATGCAAAATGAAGACGGTGCGGGATTTAAATGAATGTTTGATGGATTTGTCACCGCTAGAATTGCTCACTGCATTTATGGCGCACGCT CTCGAAAAATCTGATTTGGGCGTGGGTTATACTGGTGGAATCCAATTTACAATTGGTGGACCAAGTGGTGTCTTGCCCGTGCATCCTTATGAACTTATGCTGAATTCGAACTTTTCTTATTCAGCAATGGGTGGTTGTCCAAAAAATGTTGGATCAAGAGTTTTGAATG aaatcgTCGAAAACGATTTCGAGGGTGTCATACCAGACGATGATTATAACACATATGATTATATTGATCATATTGTTCGCCAAGTGGTAGGTACTGACAAAACGATGTTGTTGACGAGCTTCGTCACACATGACTTTTTCAACAGAAAATTAATGGAGAATGGTACATTCGGCACACTTATACCCCGTTTAATTGAC gtTGGTGGAACCTTAATGCATAAACTACCAGTACTGTTAGCTCTCAAcatgaataataaacatgttcCTGAAAATACATTCCTCTATTCTTTTGACTACATGGGTGAATTTAATCGGTATCGCGATTTGGATGAGGAGACAAACATGCAGAGTCCTTTCAAAGCGGGTGTGTCTTTAACAGATGAGGCACTCTATCTTTTTCCGTACCCACAACATGTGGCCAATTTGAGTCCCCCCGATAGAACAATGGCCAAGCGCATGGTGGACTTGTGGACTTCATTTGTGATTAACGGAAATCCTTTTAGTGATGTGCGTGCGGGATATTGGCCACCAATGACCACTTTGTATGGTCCATATATGAAAATAGATGATACTTTAACAGTTAACGGAAATTACTTTAAAGAATTCTCAGCAACGTTAATAGACGAAGAAAATGGTCACAGTTTAATCAGAGAAATTTATTACCTACGAAACAATCGTTCCAAAAGCCGGCAACAAATGAAACGTAATAGGCGGAGGAAACTAAATGGTAAAAAAACTTTGGTGAAGGGCACATATTCATCGAAAATACGTGCTTAA